The following are from one region of the Pocillopora verrucosa isolate sample1 chromosome 3, ASM3666991v2, whole genome shotgun sequence genome:
- the LOC131791336 gene encoding QRFP-like peptide receptor, with the protein MSVAFAITTTLFILVLVDIVGNSLVCVIIWKNRNLRTPINVLIFNLAVADALFAAFISPKLIVGANLRHPEGWISSILCTFITGGGFGWVAAACSIYTLVAIAVERYYAVFDPRGKRWKLTNRKLKVIITIAWLIGVTSNIPTFIHLKVTNGLCYETWPDDWKIRTYNIFLTTQVCVALSVMVTLYSRVVFALWFKRNGTNAVTPQQKGIMGVRKRVTIMAVVVSIIFGICHGSIQFFYTLHLFTSYQMSYAVYAFSNLMILFNSAVNPFVYALLNHNFREKVKAILRCSKVKVDATS; encoded by the exons ATGTCTGTTGCTTTTGCCATAACAACGACCCTCTTCATACTTGTCTTAGTGGATATCGTGGGAAATTCTCTCGTTTGTGTCATAATATGGAAAAATAGAAATCTCAG GACACCCATAAATGTCCTGATTTTCAATCTTGCTGTGGCAGATGCCCTCTTCGCGGCGTTTATTTCACCCAAACTTATTGTAGGTGCCAATTTAAGGCACCCAGAGGGTTGGATTAGTTCGATTTTGTGCACATTCATAACTGGTGGAGGCTTTGGATGGGTTGCAGCAGCCTGTTCCATTTATACTCTGGTTGCAATCGCTGTGGAAAGATATTATGCAGTATTTGATCCGCGTGGAAAAAGATGGAAACTCACCAATCGTAAACTGAAG GTTATAATAACCATCGCCTGGCTTATTGGGGTGACAAGCAACATTCCAACTTTCATTCACCTGAAGGTCACCAACGGCTTATGCTATGAAACGTGGCCCGACGATTGGAAGATCAGGACTTATAATATATTCCTTACAACACAAGTATGTGTTGCCTTGTCAGTGATGGTCACGCTGTACTCGAGGGTCGTTTTTGCCCTGTGGTTTAAACGAAATGGTACTAATGCGGTGACACCTCAGCAAAAA GGTATAATGGGGGTTCGCAAGCGAGTGACCATAATGGCTGTGGTTGTCAGCATCATTTTTGGAATTTGTCATGGCTCCATCCAGTTCTTTTACACCTTGCACTTATTCACTTCTTATCAGATGAGTTACGCAGTGTATGCTTTTTCCAACCTGATGATATTGTTCAATTCTGCAGTCAACCCTTTCGTATATGCCTTACTCAACCACAATTTCAGAGAGAAAGTGAAAGCAATTCTCCGCTGCTCCAAG GTTAAGGTGGACGCGACGAGTTAG
- the LOC131791332 gene encoding neuromedin-U receptor 2-like — translation MSFNNSTDVPSGNFTQTNTFTASALEPLWLVVIRLSVEAFIALAGVIGNLAVCFAISQHRSLNTVPTNTYIRNVAVGDLASLLVSFPLGTVAERFAYWPLGEFTCRYIFPLSDTFFGVSIWSITAIAVERHRILNARFPQMASRSLAKPRIVCAVIWIFSFLGISLPLLLVYDYYQQSDEIYCLAEWPNNELFYIYSIALTLVTYVIPLSLIVMSYCAIKRKLRKSESFNMEIAENSCTGSFRTSQVSLVKTRSKRVSKIMTPVVVVFAITVLPLSIFRLIPIDYHFKYQKFSFIYFRICIFFYLFNSACNPFIYSLVSRRFRQSFKEMLS, via the coding sequence ATGTCTTTCAACAATTCCACCGACGTCCCAAGTGGCAACTTTACCCAAACGAATACTTTTACTGCAAGTGCTCTAGAGCCGCTCTGGTTGGTTGTGATACGACTTTCTGTTGAAGCATTTATTGCCTTGGCCGGTGTCATTGGAAACTTAGCTGTGTGCTTTGCAATATCACAGCATCGGTCACTGAATACAGTTCCTACAAATACGTACATCAGAAATGTAGCTGTTGGCGACTTAGCCTCCCTTCTTGTGTCTTTTCCTCTCGGAACAGTCGCGGAACGTTTCGCCTACTGGCCACTTGGCGAATTCACATGCCGATATATCTTCCCGCTGAGCGACACCTTTTTTGGAGTGTCTATTTGGTCAATTACCGCCATTGCCGTTGAAAGGCATCGTATACTGAACGCAAGGTTCCCCCAAATGGCTTCCAGGTCATTGGCGAAACCAAGAATTGTATGCGCTGTCATTTGGATCTTTTCATTTCTTGGGATTTCTTTGCCTCTGTTACTTGTATATGATTACTACCAGCAATCAGACGAGATTTACTGTCTAGCAGAGTGGCCTAACAACGAGCTTTTTTACATCTATAGCATCGCATTGACCTTGGTCACCTATGTTATACCACTTTCCCTCATCGTTATGAGTTACTGTGCCATCAAGCGCAAGCTGCGCAAGAGCGAATCGTTCAACATGGAAATTGCAGAAAATAGCTGCACGGGAAGCTTCAGAACCAGCCAAGTAAGCCTCGTGAAAACACGTAGTAAAAGAGTCAGTAAGATCATGACCCCAGTAGTTGTAGTTTTCGCAATCACTGTTCTTCCACTCAGCATTTTCCGATTAATTCCAATCGATTATCActtcaaatatcaaaaattttctttcatttattttaggatttgcatatttttttatcttttcaattcTGCTTGTAACCCTTTCATCTATTCCCTCGTAAGCAGGAGGTTTCGTCAGTCATTTAAGGAAATGCTTTCTTAA
- the LOC131791320 gene encoding acrosin, protein MLPFMLLPMFILGASFTVQGKPYQRKEKDILVRVHRAPKQKKADCGKQLTGSNGSVTSPNYPGLYPTDVTCVWVISVKPSQVIELEFKSLDIEYSKKCKYDSLEILDGSTSKSAELGTFCGSTTPSLLRSSGKSLHITLKSDEADTGKGFQAVWRAVANNMKCGATFTDENGSFQTPGYPNQYPTNIECEWVITVPVTHSLTLTFNKFDMEESSKCKYDHVEIRDGDKASSNLIGRYCGSSLPAKVYAQGTSLYIKLASDESDTGKGFQVSWTSKHLGGNTGLQLCGTSKTGTRIVGGIVAKPGAWPWQAAMIWALGSDKGKQFCGGSLVDPEWVLTAAHCFDITANKKMMFIRLGEHDFNKKEGFEQDFAIDHIYIHPDWDHHTTDNDLALIRLDRPANLTGRVNTICLSEPEYKFPPSTKCMISGWGTTQEDGAPSPVLMQAKVPIVDRQACRYNQSYGEKITDNMICAGLRQGGVDSCQGDSGGPLVCKNPVNRRQWVQIGVTSWGKGCARALKYGVYANIKKYLPWINFLTSTIGGGEGGDDVSTPIPTLPPSLPPIPSSLPPSLPPLPPSLPPLPPSLPPPPPSLPPPLPSLSPLPPSLPPVPSILPPPPTTSPPLPQSTQQSPGGNTVPPLPSQPSGNVDPPPLPPPPPE, encoded by the exons ATGCTGCCTTTTATGTTGCTACCGATGTTTATTCTGGGTGCCTCCTTCACTGTTCAGGGCAAGCCTTATCAGAGGAAAGAAAAG GATATATTGGTGAGAGTTCATAGAGCACCAAAGCAGAAGAAAGCAG ATTGCGGTAAACAGTTGACGGGCTCCAACGGTTCAGTGACGTCACCCAATTATCCGGGACTTTACCCTACTGACGTAACATGCGTCTGGGTTATTTCAGTTAAGCCATCACAAGTGATTGAACTAGAGTTTAAGTCTCTTGATATAGAGTACAGCAAAAAGTGTAAATATGACAGTTTGGAGATTCTGGATGGATCTACG TCCAAGTCAGCCGAACTGGGAACATTCTGTGGCTCGACAACTCCTTCACTTCTTCGCTCTTCTGGAAAATCATTGCACATTACTCTGAAATCGGATGAGGCTGATACAGGGAAAGGTTTCCAGGCAGTTTGGCGGGCAGTCGCTAACAACATGA AGTGCGGGGCTACATTCACTGACGAGAACGGTAGTTTCCAGACTCCTGGATATCCCAATCAATACCCCACCAATATCGAATGCGAGTGGGTGATAACTGTACCCGTCACTCACTCTCTAACTTTGACGTTTAACAAGTTTGATATGGAAGAAAGTTCAAAATGCAAATACGACCATGTAGAGATCAGGGATGGTGACAAGGCCTCTTCGAATTTGATCG GCCGTTACTGTGGTTCTAGCCTTCCTGCTAAAGTGTATGCGCAAGGAACCTCATTGTATATAAAACTTGCCTCGGACGAATCAGACACGGGAAAGGGTTTCCAAGTGTCTTGGACCAGTAAGCACCTAGGTGGAAATACag GTCTGCAATTGTGTGGAACCAGTAAGACAGGAACAAGGATTGTCGGCGGTATTGTCGCCAAGCCTGGTGCGTGGCCCTGGCAAGCTGCCATGATCTGGGCGTTGGGGTCCGACAAGGGAAAGCAGTTTTGTGGTGGATCTCTGGTGGACCCCGAATGGGTCCTAACGGCGGCACATTGCTTTGATATCACTGCAAACaagaaaatgatgtttattAGACTTG GAGAACACGACTTTAATAAAAAGGAGGGATTCGAGCAGGATTTTGCAATCGATCACATTTACATCCATCCAGATTGGGATCATCATACGACGGACAATGATCTGGCCTTAATACGACTCGACCGACCTGCTAATCTCACTGGTCGCGTAAACACTATCTGTTTGTCTGAACCAGAGTATAAGTTTCCACCAAGTACAAAATGTATGATTAGTGGTTGGGGTACTACTCAGGAAGATGGCGCTCCTTCGCCCGTACTCATGCAGGCCAAGGTACCAATAGTAGACCGCCAGGCTTGTCGTTATAACCAATCATATGGGGAGAAAATCACTGATAACATGATCTGTGCCGGGTTGCGTCAAGGAGGCGTTGACAGCTGTCAAGGTGATTCTGGAGGACCACTTGTATGCAAGAATCCTGTAAATCGTCGGCAGTGGGTACAGATTGGAGTAACCTCCTGGGGAAAAGGATGTGCCAGGGCTTTGAAGTATGGGGTCTATGCTAACATCAAGAAGTATCTCCCGTGGATCAACTTCTTAACCAGTACTATTGGAGGAGGTGAGGGTGGAGATGATGTGTCAACACCTATTCCCACCCTACCACCTAGTCTTCCACCCATCCCATCAAGTCTCCCGCCGAGCCTTCCACCTCTCCCTCCAAGTCTTCCGCCTCTCCCACCCAGTCTTCCTCCTCCCCCTCCAAGTCTTCCGCCTCCATTACCAAGTCTTTCACCTCTCCCACCAAGTCTTCCACCCGTCCCTTCAATTCTTCCCCCACCCCCAACAACTTCTCCACCTCTCCCACAAAGTACTCAACAAAGCCCAGGAGGCAATACGGTTCCTCCGCTGCCCTCACAGCCTTCTGgaaatgttgatccaccaccTTTACCTCCGCCGCCACCAGAATAA